The Medicago truncatula cultivar Jemalong A17 chromosome 4, MtrunA17r5.0-ANR, whole genome shotgun sequence genome includes a region encoding these proteins:
- the LOC25491735 gene encoding repetitive proline-rich cell wall protein 2: MTTVTTITRLAIDYDNSDDYNETPYFLGPPVEKPPVHKPPVEKLPVYKPPVEKPPVYKPPVEKPPVYKPPVEKPLVHKPPVDKPPVHKPPVEKLPVYKPPVEKPPVYKPPVEKPPVHKPPVEKPPVHKPQVEKPPVYKPPVEKFPIYKPLVEKPPVHKPRVEKPPVHKPPVEKLPFYKPPAKKPPVYKPPVEKSPVYKPPLEKPPVHKPPVEKPPVYKPPIEKPPVHKPPFEKPPIYTPPF; the protein is encoded by the exons ATGACAACAGTGACGACTATAACGAGACTCGCTATTGACTATGACAACAGTGACGACTATAACGAGACTCCCTACTTTTTG GGACCACCTGTTGAGAAACCACCTGTACACAAGCCACCAGTTGAGAAGCTACCTGTTTACAAGCCACCTGTAGAGAAACCTCCGGTGTACAAGCCACCTGTTGAGAAGCCCCCAGTTTACAAACCTCCAGTAGAGAAGCCTCTAGTGCACAAGCCACCAGTTGATAAACCACCTGTACACAAGCCACCAGTTGAGAAGCTACCTGTTTACAAGCCACCTGTAGAGAAACCTCCGGTGTACAAGCCACCAGTTGAGAAGCCCCCAGTTCACAAACCTCCAGTAGAGAAGCCTCCAGTTCACAAACCTCAAGTGGAGAAGCCACCTGTATACAAGCCACCAGTTGAGAAGTTTCCAATTTACAAACCTCTAGTAGAGAAGCCTCCAGTGCACAAGCCACGAGTTGAGAAACCACCTGTACACAAGCCACCAGTTGAGAAGCTACCTTTTTACAAGCCACCTGCAAAGAAACCTCCGGTGTACAAGCCACCAGTTGAGAAGTCCCCAGTTTACAAACCTCCGTTAGAGAAGCCTCCAGTGCACAAGCCACCGGTTGAGAAACCACCTGTATACAAGCCACCAATTGAGAAGCCCCCAGTTCACAAGCCTCCATTCGAGAAGCCACCGATTTACACACCTCCATTCTAG
- the LOC25491734 gene encoding repetitive proline-rich cell wall protein 2-like codes for MASSNFLMMLLFALFVIPKGFANYEKPPEYHPPVENPPFYKPPVEKPPVYKPPIEQPPIYKPPVENPPIYKPPVEKPPVYKPPFEKPPIYHPPVEIPPVYNPPVEHPPIYKPPVYKPPVEQPPVYKPPVEKPPIYKPPVEKPPVYQPPVYKPPVEKPPVYKPPVEKPPVYKPPVEKPPIYKPPVEKPPVYKPPVEKPPVYKPPVEKPPVYKPPVEKPPIYKPPVEKPPVYKPPVEKPPAYKPPVEKPPVEKPPVYKPPVEKPPVYKPPVEKPPVYKPPVEKPPVYKPPVEKPPVYKPPVYKPPVEKPPVYKPPVEKPPVYKPPVEKPPIYKPPVEKPPVYKPPVEKPPVYKPPVENPPVYKPPFEKPPIYKPPIEYPPVYKPPFEKPPIYKPPVEKPPFYKPPFENPPFYIPPVEEPPVYKPPFEKPPIYTPPF; via the coding sequence ATGGCTTCCTCAAACTTTCTAATGATGCTCCTCTTTGCTCTCTTTGTCATCCCTAAGGGGTTTGCCAACTACGAGAAACCTCCAGAGTATCATCCACCAGTTGAAAATCCCCCATTTTATAAACCACCGGTAGAGAAACCACCTGTGTATAAACCACCAATAGAGCAACCTCCAATTTATAAGCCACCTGTAGAAAATCCTCCAATTTATAAACCACCAGTAGAGAAACCACCCGTGTATAAACCACCGTTTGAGAAACCTCCAATCTACCATCCACCAGTAGAGATACCACCAGTGTACAACCCACCAGTTGAACATCCTCCAATTTACAAGCCTCCTGTATACAAACCACCAGTAGAGCAACCTCCCGTCTATAAGCCACCAGTAGAGAAGCCTCCAATTTACAAGCCACCAGTAGAGAAACCTCCTGTTTACCAACCTCCTGTTTACAAGCCCCCAGTTGAGAAACCTCCAGTGTACAAGCCACCTGTAGAAAAGCCACCAGTGTACAAGCCACCTGTAGAAAAGCCTCCTATATACAAACCACCAGTAGAGAAACCACCAGTGTACAAACCACCCGTTGAGAAACCCCCGGTTTATAAGCCACCAGTAGAGAAACCACCTGTGTACAAGCCACCAGTTGAGAAGCCCCCAATTTACAAGCCACCAGTAGAGAAACCACCTGTATACAAGCCACCAGTTGAGAAGCCTCCAGCTTACAAGCCACCAGTTGAGAAGCCACCTGTAGAGAAACCACCAGTGTACAAGCCACCAGTTGAGAAGCCACCTGTTTACAAGCCACCTGTAGAGAAACCACCGGTGTACAAGCCACCAGTTGAGAAGCCACCTGTTTACAAGCCACCTGTAGAGAAACCACCGGTGTACAAGCCACCGGTGTACAAGCCACCAGTTGAGAAGCCACCTGTTTACAAGCCACCTGTAGAGAAACCACCAGTGTACAAGCCACCGGTTGAGAAGCCCCCAATTTACAAACCACCAGTTGAGAAGCCTCCAGTGTACAAGCCACCGGTTGAGAAACCACCTGTCTACAAGCCACCTGTAGAAAATCCACCTGTTTACAAGCCACCATTTGAGAAACCTCCAATTTATAAACCGCCAATAGAGTATCCACCCGTGTACAAGCCCCCTTTTGAGAAACCCCCCATCTACAAGCCACCTGTAGAGAAACCTCCTTTTTACAAGCCTCCGTTTGAGAATCCACCATTTTATATACCTCCAGTTGAGGAGCCTCCTGTTTACAAGCCTCCATTCGAGAAGCCACCAATTTACACTCCTCCATTCTAG
- the LOC25491732 gene encoding repetitive proline-rich cell wall protein 1, with protein MASSNFLVLLLFALFAIPQGLANYEKPPVYQPPVYKPPVEKPPVYKPPVEKPPVYKPPVEKPPVYKPPVYKPPVYKPPVVKPPVYKPPVYKPPVYKPPVYKPPVEKPPVYKPPVYKPPVVKPPVYKPPVYKPPVEKPPVYKPPVVKPPVYKPPVYKPPVVKPPVYKPPVYKPPVYKPPVEKPPVYKPPVYKPPVEKPPVYKPPVYKPPVEKPPVYGPPHHP; from the coding sequence ATGGCTTCCTCAAACTTCCTAGTGCTGCTTCTTTTTGCTCTATTTGCCATTCCTCAGGGTCTTGCCAATTATGAGAAGCCTCCGGTTTACCAACCACCGGTGTATAAGCCACCAGTTGAGAAACCCCCGGTCTACAAACCCCCTGTAGAAAAGCCACCAGTATATAAGCCACCAGTAGAGAAGCCTCCAGTTTACAAACCACCGGTGTACAAGCCACCTGTGTACAAACCCCCAGTAGTGAAACCCCCAGTCTACAAACCTCCTGTTTACAAGCCACCGGTGTACAAGCCACCAGTTTACAAACCACCAGTAGAGAAGCCCCCAGTTTACAAGCCACCTGTATACAAACCCCCAGTAGTGAAACCCCCAGTCTACAAACCTCCTGTTTACAAGCCACCAGTTGAGAAGCCTCCAGTTTACAAGCCACCAGTAGTGAAGCCACCTGTTTACAAGCCCCCAGTCTACAAGCCACCAGTAGTGAAGCCACCTGTATACAAGCCTCCAGTCTACAAGCCACCCGTTTACAAGCCTCCAGTTGAGAAGCCTCCGGTCTACAAGCCACCTGTTTACAAGCCCCCAGTTGAGAAACCTCCAGTCTACAAGCCACCGGTTTACAAGCCTCCAGTCGAGAAGCCACCAGTTTACGGACCTCCTCACCACCCATAG